From a single Triplophysa rosa linkage group LG17, Trosa_1v2, whole genome shotgun sequence genomic region:
- the odf2b gene encoding outer dense fiber protein 2b, with translation MKTRSSSPPLHVHVPDSTSVHVHLKKSPQKWPAAPPLQSKVGHLRSTASVKVRAPWVPPGKTFRRKDYKREGTTRCLEVTPGPSTDPSSPPLRLTDLSSEENNARGATGNISEYERKIERLMSEVDDIKNEVKLRQTEDQLMHQSQQLSARFHLIDKQEEKLETANKELTKSRRDNSDPHSTVDGTHGGPGPTRSEPGAPPHDIETLLRKLVEAEIDGQAAAKQVAVLRETIGKLRKDKKQSKTHSDHLGRHHDLLEQKLKAFEETNRNLRRLLREQHGRETDALRMSDEREMLMRKLAESESDKRKLEAKLNTKERESNQLAENLETERDHLRTTGGLSKVLESTRRRLQSQLHKKEAENNRLEAQIQRLEGTLQQQQEEVQGLLEQMKELKQHCEGDRDINKQILEDQRKRAEHSVNTAAQLSAQLLEKEAQLAEALSAAEELRQRYAKQNRGKSQLELEITTLNNRITELTEQLRSCEEKACAERESQLSRLHSITSESTSVKLENQRLKTTLSATEDRLSLSHSEAQQLKISRKDFENLVESYKSQLQKTRLESEEYSLRLELAEKEVRSERAEVEREVDQGRKQLQARLKELEGLYEALKSSEEELRETRENMNIQHRRNAELTSALSDIRIKIEQNDCKSEMLQEKNLILFEENNKLKSSVDSMERKMEEMSIQNRDLLQVIAKREENLHNTQLRLEEKTRECDSLYRQVEQAREEAQKQVDQNLDRMLSKERSAQSKKLDLETQLSLAKNELGQLRCSKDDMEKRFQCKLQDMKNQLEQVNSTNRSLQNYVHYLKASYTNVFGDSALTSSMNI, from the exons ATGAAAACACGATCGTCTTCTCCGCCCCTCCATGTTCATGTCCCAGACTCAACATCTGTGCATGTTCACCTAAAGAAGAGTCCACAGAAGTGGCCAGCGGCGCCACCTTTGCAG AGTAAAGTGGGCCATCTGCGATCCACTGCCAGTGTAAAGGTCCGAGCTCCCTGGGTTCCTCCTGGAAAGACCTTCAGACGAAAGGACTACAAAAGGGAG GGGACGACACGTTGCTTAGAGGTCACACCCGGACCGTCCACTGACCCTTCCTCACCTCCTCTGCGGCTCACTGACCTGTCAAGTGAAGAGAACAATGCTAGAGGAGCGACTGGCAACATTTCAGAATACGAGAGAAAAATTGAAAGACTTATGTCTGAGGTTGACGATATAAAAAATGAG GTAAAGTTACGGCAAACAGAAGACCAACTAATGCACCAGTCACAGCAGTTGAGTGCCCGTTTTCACCTTATTGACAAGCAAGAAGAAAAACTAGAGACAGCCAATAAGGAATTGACAAAGTCTAGGCGTGACAATTCAGATCCCCATAGCACTGTAGATGGAACGCATGGAGGACCTGGGCCAACTAG ATCAGAACCAGGAGCTCCACCTCATGATATAGAAACTCTGCTTAGGAAACTAGTGGAAGCTGAGATAGATGGGCAGGCTGCGGCCAAACAAGTCGCGGTTCTAAGGGAAACCATAGGAAAACTCAGGAAG GACAAGAAGCAGTCAAAGACACATTCTGATCATCTGGGTCGTCATCATGATCTACTAGAGCAGAAGCTGAAAGCCTTTGAGGAGACAAATCGCAATCTCCGGCGACTTCTAAGGGAGCAGCATGGACGAGAG ACAGATGCGCTGAGAATGTCAGATGAGAGGGAGATGCTGATGAGAAAACTAGCAGAATCAGAATCTGATAAAAGG AAGCTTGAGGCTAAACTCAACACTAAGGAGAGGGAGTCCAATCAGCTAGCTGAGAATTTGGAAACCGAAAGG GACCATTTGAGGACCACAGGAGGGCTCTCAAAGGTTCTCGAATCCACCCGTAGACGTCTGCAGAGCCAGCTACATAAGAAAGAGGCAGAAAATAACCGTTTGGAGGCTCAGATTCAA AGGTTGGAGGGGACGCTGCAGCAACAGCAGGAGGAGGTTCAGGGCCTGCTGGAGCAGATGAAAGAGCTGAAACAACACTGCGAAGGAGACAGGGACATCAACAAACAGATTTTGGAAGACCAGAGGAAACGGGCTGAACATAGTGTGAATACAGCAGCACAGCTCTCAGCACAACTTCTGGAGAAG GAGGCTCAGTTGGCAGAGGCACTCTCCGCCGCTGAGGAACTTCGACAGCGTTACGCCAAACAGAACAGAGGGAAAAGCCAACTTGAGCTAGAGATCACCACCTTAAACAA TCGTATCACTGAGTTAACCGAACAGCTGCGCAGTTGTGAAGAGAAAGCCTGCGCAGAGAGAGAAAGCCAGCTCAGCCGTCTGCACTCCATTACTTCAGAGAGCACATCTGTTAAACTGGAGAACCAGAGACTCAAG ACCACTCTGTCAGCCACAGAAGACAGGCTGTCTTTGTCTCATTCAGAGGCCCAGCAGCTGAAGATCTCACGGAAGGACTTTGAAAATCTAGTAGAGAGTTACAAGAGCCAG CTGCAAAAGACACGTTTGGAATCTGAGGAGTACTCGCTGAGACTGGAGCTGGCGGAGAAGGAGGTGAGGAGTGAACGTGCGGAAGTGGAGAGAGAGGTGGACCAGGGCCGCAAGCAGCTCCAGGCCCGTCTGAAGGAGCTGGAGGGGCTGTATGAAGCTTTGAAGAGCTCGGAGGAAGAGCTCAGGGAGACCAGAGAAAACATGAACATTCAGCACAGAAGAAACGCAGAGCTGACCAGTGCTCTGTCTGACATCAGGATCAAG ATTGAGCAGAATGATTGTAAATCAGAGATGCTCCAGGAGAAAAACTTAATTCTATTTGAAGAAAATAACAAGCTCAAATCTTCAGTGGACAGCATGGAAAG AAAGATGGAAGAGATGAGCATTCAAAACAGAGATCTGCTTCAGGTGATCGCCAAGAGAGAGGAGAACCTTCACAACACACAGCTGCGTCTGGAGGAGAAGACCCGGGAATGTGACTCCCTCTACAGACAGGTGGAGCAGGCCAGAGAGGAGGCGCAGAAACAG GTGGACCAGAATTTAGACCGTATGCTGTCCAAAGAACGGTCAGCTCAGTCCAAAAAGCTGGACTTGGAAACCCAGTTGAGTTTGGCTAAAAATGAGCTGGGTCAGCTACGCTGCAGCAAGGATGAT atgGAGAAGCGATTTCAGTGCAAACTTCAAGACATGAAGAACCAGTTAGAGCAGGTGAACAGCACCAATCGCAGCCTGCAGAACTACGTCCACTACCTCAAGGCCTCATACACCAATGTTTTTGGAGATTCTGCACTAACAAGTTCAATGAACATTTAA